Proteins encoded within one genomic window of Natator depressus isolate rNatDep1 chromosome 1, rNatDep2.hap1, whole genome shotgun sequence:
- the LOC141988151 gene encoding olfactory receptor 52M1-like: MQKISVCLRVGHLLPYSMPDSNTTHFNNPSTFLLLGIPGLEAAHVWISIPFCTMYAIAILGNFTILFIVKREPSLHGPMYYFLCMLAVTDLVLSTSILPKTLSIFWFNSREIDFNACLTQLYFIFCFSGMESGIFVAMAFDRYVAICHPLRHSTILTNPVVAKIGLAVVLRGGMLILPYPLLARQWPYCKTNIIPHSYCEHIAVVKLACADIRISSYYSLSVAFFVIGLDVFFIIMSYTQILRAIFSLPTKDARLKTFGTCGSHLCVILAFYIPTLFSSLMHRYGHNVPQHLHILIANMYLLLPPMLNPIIYGVRTKQIRDRLLRVITHKGA; encoded by the coding sequence ATGCAGAAGATATCGGTCTGCCTCAGAGTTGGACATCTTCTCCCCTATTCCATGCCAGATTCCAACACAACTCACTTCAACAACCCTTCCACCTTCCTCCTGttgggcattcctggcctggaggcgGCCCacgtctggatctccatccccttctgtaccATGTATGCCATAGCcatcttggggaacttcaccattCTATTCATTGTGAAGAGGGAGCCGAGCCTGcatgggcccatgtactatttcctctgcatgctagCTGTCACCGACCTGGTCCTGTCTACATCCATCCTGCCCAAAAcgctgagcatcttctggttcaattcgAGGGAAATAGATTTCAatgcctgcctcacccagctgTACTTCATTTTCTGCTTCTCTGGAATGGAGTCCGGGATCTTTGTGGCCATGGCTTTCGATCGCTATGTGGCCATCTgccatcccctgagacattccactATCCTGACAAACCCTGTGGTGGCCAAGATTGGCCTGGCCGTGGTGCTGCGTGGTGGCATGCTCATACTGCCCTATCCCTTACTCGCGAGGCAGTGGCCATACTGCAAAACTAACATCATCCCCCACTCGTACTGTGAGCACATAGCCGTGGTGAAATTGGCCTGCGCAGACATCCGCATCAGCAGTTACTACAGCCTCTCTGTGGCATTCTTTGTGATTGGTCTGGATGTCTTTTTTATCATCATGTCCTATacccagatcctcagggccatcttcagcctccccacaaaggatgCCCGGCTCAAGACTTTTGGGACCTGCGGCTCACACCTCTGTGTCATCTTAGCCTTTTACATCCCaactctcttctcctccctcatGCACCGGTATGGCCACAATGTGCCCCAGCATTTACACATTCTCATTGCCAACATGTATCTCCTTTTGCCCCCCatgctaaaccccatcatctacggGGTGAGGACTAAACAGATCCGGGACAGGCTGCTCCGGGTCATTACTCATAAAGGGGCCTAA